DNA from Arthrobacter sp. StoSoilB19:
GCCGATCTGATGAACTTCGTCATCATCACGGCGCTGCTGTCTGCAGGCAACAGTGGCCTGTTCTCGTGCGCCAGGATGCTGTACTCCCTGGCCGACGAAGGCCACGCACCCCGGGCGCTTAAGAAGCTGACTAAGCGCGGCATTCCCATGACCGCGCTCTCGGTGAGCATGCTCGGAGGGCTGGCCTCGCTCATCAGCAGCGTGGTTGCTCCGGAAACCGTCTACCTGGTGCTGGTATCGGTAGCGGGCTTCGCAGTGGTGGGAGTCTGGATGTCCATCACCGCCTCGCATTTCTTCCACCGGCGGTCTTTTGTCCGGAACGGCGGGGACGTGTCCACCTTGTCCTACCGCGCGCCGCTCTTCCCACTGGTGCCGGTCCTGGCATTCACTCTCTGCACAGTCTCCCTGGTCGGCATCGCTTTCGATCCGGCCCAAGTGGCGGCGCTGTACTTTGGGATTCCTTTCGTCGCCGCCTGCTACGGTTACTTCCACATCAGGCACGGGCGCCGGGCCGCAGCCGAAAAGACGGCGCAGGGCTGAACCGTTTCCATGGCCTGGCGCGGACGGCCGAACGTCCGCGCCAGGCCATCGCCGTGCCCGGGACTGCGTTGCTTCCGGCTGATTGGTGTTTCCCGTTGGGCGGTGCCGCAACGTGTGAGGGTAGGCTGGTTGCCGGTCGGAAGGAGCAGCAGGGTGGATAACTCCCCGGAGGCGGCGTCGCTGGCGCAGGGATTGCGGATAGTGCGCCTGGTCATTGACCGGGAAAAGACGGGGAAGCAGCTTATGGGTGTCTCCCAGTTGGCCGCCGAGCTGGACATGGACCAAAGCCGCGTCTCCCGTCTGACCCAGGAGCTTTGTGAGCTTGGCCTGCTGGAGCGCCGCGAACGCGGCCCGTTCCGCGTAGGGACGGGCTTCTTCGGCCTTGCCGCCACCCTCAATACGGGGTGGATCCGGCATGCGGCGGCGGAACTGGAGGCGCTGGTGGCCACTACCGGGCTGCGCGCCCGGGTCTCGGTCCGCGACGGCTACCGGGTCATCCTGCTCCTGGCGTCCAGCAACGATTCGCAGGCGGGCAGCTTCGTCCAGCCCGGCATGGTGACGCCTGTGTGGTGTACCGGATCGGGCAGGGCGCTGTTGTGGGACCATAAGCGGCGCGGGTTTGAAGCTTTGCTTTCCGACGTGAACTTTGTCGGCGTCGGTGGTCCCGGCGCCCCGCATTCCAGCGCGGAGGCCTGGGAACTCATGGCCAAAGACAAGCCCCATGGTTTCGTTGTCGCCACCGAGGAATTCGAACACGGCATCGTGGAGGTGGCCGTGCCTGTCCGGGATCCGGGCGGTGGGATCGTCGCTTCGCTGAGTGTGCTGGGCGGGCAGCCGGACGTTGGACCCCGCGCAGGGGAATTGGCGGATGTGCTCGCGGAGGCCGCGGCAAGGCTCGGTTCGGTCCATCCCGGGCCGGAGGGGTAGGCGGCCCTTAGGGGTTGCTGTCCGGAGACCGCCATCCCAGCATGCCTTCCAGCCAGCGGCCCTGGCGGACGAGCGCTTCGGCGTGCCGGGACCGGCTGGGTTCAAGGCGGCCCTTCAGGCCCACCACCTGCAGGGCCGCCACCACGTCGCCCCTGAAATCCCTGATGGGTACGGCCAGTGAGTAGAGCCCGGGCTCCGCTTCCTCGTCGACGATGGAGTAGCCGCGGACCCGTGCGTCCCTGAGCCGTGCCAGGAAATCCTCGACGTCCGCGGGGGTGTTCGGGCCGTGCTGCTGGAACTGGACGCCCGCGAAGATTTTGCGGACCTCATCGTCCGGAGTCTCCCACAAAAGTGCCTGCCCGGCGTCGCTGCAGTAGGCAGGGTAGGGCCGGCCCAGCCACGAGCCCACCAGCCGGCTGCTCGCCGGGACGCTTTCGCCCACCGTTACGGTGCTCCTGCCGCTGAGGACCCCCAGGAAGCACCCCTCATCAGTCTCCCTCGAAAGGCGTTCCAGGGCGGCGGTCCCGTCGGTTGCCAGCCGGCGCCGGTTCAGCAGGAGGGCGTCGGTCAGGACGCTCCAGTCCAGGGCGAAGGTGCGTTCGGGGGTTCTCCGCAGGAAACCTTCCTGTTCAGCTGTCCGCAGGCTTCTGGAAACCTGGCTTCGGTCCCTGCCCAGGTCCGCAGCGATCTCTGCAACCGTGCCGCCGGGGAGGCCACGCAGGTGGCGTTCCCCGGCCGCCAGGACGGCCATGACGCCACGTCCCATGCTTGAAGTCCTCGACATGGTCCGAGTCTAGAGGACCGCCCGCCCGGGTCAGGAGATGGCGAAGACGCGGGCCGGGAAGCCGCTCCCTTCGGAGGGTTTGGCCCAGCTGGCCACGATTGCGGCACCCGATTCAGGGAGGCCGGACAAATCAGCCATCAGTTCTATCTGCCAGCGGTCCTTCGCCAGGATGTAGGTTTCCAGGCTAAAGTCCCCCTGCGAGGTTGCCAGCCCCGGATCGGTGTCCGTTTGCTCGTGCCCG
Protein-coding regions in this window:
- a CDS encoding IclR family transcriptional regulator C-terminal domain-containing protein, whose protein sequence is MDNSPEAASLAQGLRIVRLVIDREKTGKQLMGVSQLAAELDMDQSRVSRLTQELCELGLLERRERGPFRVGTGFFGLAATLNTGWIRHAAAELEALVATTGLRARVSVRDGYRVILLLASSNDSQAGSFVQPGMVTPVWCTGSGRALLWDHKRRGFEALLSDVNFVGVGGPGAPHSSAEAWELMAKDKPHGFVVATEEFEHGIVEVAVPVRDPGGGIVASLSVLGGQPDVGPRAGELADVLAEAAARLGSVHPGPEG
- a CDS encoding IclR family transcriptional regulator, giving the protein MSRTSSMGRGVMAVLAAGERHLRGLPGGTVAEIAADLGRDRSQVSRSLRTAEQEGFLRRTPERTFALDWSVLTDALLLNRRRLATDGTAALERLSRETDEGCFLGVLSGRSTVTVGESVPASSRLVGSWLGRPYPAYCSDAGQALLWETPDDEVRKIFAGVQFQQHGPNTPADVEDFLARLRDARVRGYSIVDEEAEPGLYSLAVPIRDFRGDVVAALQVVGLKGRLEPSRSRHAEALVRQGRWLEGMLGWRSPDSNP